Proteins co-encoded in one Cytobacillus sp. NJ13 genomic window:
- a CDS encoding MFS transporter, translating to MATILLVIIYLAFISLGLPDSLLGAAWPVMQADLSAPLETAGLLFMTIAGGTIISSLVSGRILKRFGTGKVSFFSTLMTAAALLGFYFAPSVIWLFLCAIPLGLGAGAIDAGLNDYVAAHYKAHHMSWLHSFWGVGATLGPIIMAQYIAGGNYWSNGYFAIAGIQFVLAIILLLTLPLWNKGKNNNKALSEEAEKSEERSDHAENVKPLQIKGVKLALISFLFYCSAEATMGLWGSSFLVSVKDMPAAAAAQWVSFYFAGITIGRFITGFITFKVNNRTLIRMGQIIALTGAILLFLPFSSAFALAGFILVGLGLAPIFPCMLHETPARFGKEHSQTIMGYQMAVAYTGSTFMPPVLGFIASHSTIGIFPFCIVLLAAALFLSSEKLNRLLNMKEIKSSTDVTYNTPK from the coding sequence ATGGCAACAATCCTTTTGGTGATCATATATTTGGCTTTTATTAGCCTGGGTCTGCCGGATTCATTGTTAGGGGCGGCCTGGCCTGTCATGCAGGCTGACTTAAGCGCCCCGCTTGAGACTGCCGGGTTGCTCTTTATGACAATAGCTGGCGGTACAATCATCTCGAGCTTAGTTAGCGGAAGAATCCTCAAACGATTTGGAACTGGGAAGGTATCTTTCTTCAGTACGTTAATGACTGCTGCCGCGTTACTTGGCTTTTATTTTGCTCCGTCTGTTATTTGGCTATTTCTATGTGCCATACCGCTCGGATTGGGGGCGGGTGCCATTGATGCGGGATTAAACGATTATGTTGCTGCACATTACAAAGCACATCATATGAGCTGGCTGCACAGTTTCTGGGGAGTCGGAGCCACTCTTGGCCCTATTATCATGGCCCAGTATATTGCAGGGGGAAACTACTGGAGCAATGGGTATTTTGCCATTGCAGGAATACAATTTGTCCTGGCAATTATCCTTTTGCTGACTCTGCCTTTATGGAATAAAGGAAAGAATAATAATAAAGCTCTAAGTGAAGAGGCGGAAAAATCAGAAGAAAGATCAGATCATGCTGAAAATGTAAAACCGCTCCAAATCAAAGGAGTTAAATTAGCTTTAATTTCCTTCTTGTTTTATTGCAGTGCTGAAGCCACTATGGGACTTTGGGGAAGCAGTTTTCTGGTAAGTGTGAAGGATATGCCGGCAGCGGCCGCTGCCCAATGGGTTTCCTTTTATTTCGCAGGCATTACAATTGGCAGATTTATTACTGGCTTCATTACGTTTAAAGTGAATAATCGTACTCTCATTCGGATGGGACAAATCATTGCACTTACTGGTGCCATCCTTCTTTTCCTGCCATTTTCATCCGCTTTCGCGCTTGCAGGCTTTATTTTGGTTGGGTTAGGATTGGCACCAATCTTTCCGTGTATGCTGCACGAAACGCCAGCGCGTTTTGGGAAGGAGCATTCCCAGACCATCATGGGCTATCAAATGGCTGTTGCATATACAGGCAGTACCTTTATGCCGCCAGTTTTAGGCTTCATTGCCTCACACTCAACAATTGGAATCTTCCCGTTTTGTATTGTTCTTCTTGCTGCAGCATTGTTCTTAAGTTCTGAAAAACTGAACCGCTTGCTGAATATGAAAGAGATTAAAAGTTCAACAGATGTTACCTATAACACACCTAAATGA
- a CDS encoding ROK family transcriptional regulator, with translation MKTAPKSLSLGILSGVRRSLLDLGSATKVELSDKLGISFPTISKFLSQMEKDGEILSAGLDESSGGRRAKRYTYNSDYMLGLAIFLEKTETNYAIFNCAGEVKEQGTVQSVLTDGGLHLLTSSIEALLMANQAIRSLAIGVPGSVKNGRIFYIPGYEHFQDFDIKGYYENLFSIPVVVENDMNAAVLGYHHYKGIKDHQSLVYLYSGQNGPGAGFMINGDVVRGNTFFAGEVSFVPQYDDRNFREALGNGTSPKEVLISRENQVDAISRLVASITAIINPHTFIFCKDEVEETLLEKIAAASSKYIPPEHLPILEISDWKQDYLYGLQSLGLALMLDSPEKYIRK, from the coding sequence ATGAAGACTGCTCCAAAATCTTTAAGCCTGGGCATCCTTTCTGGTGTTCGCAGATCGCTGTTAGACCTGGGAAGTGCAACCAAAGTTGAACTAAGTGATAAATTGGGAATCAGTTTTCCGACGATAAGCAAGTTCCTGTCACAGATGGAGAAGGATGGGGAAATTTTGTCGGCAGGATTGGATGAATCTAGCGGCGGGAGAAGAGCGAAGAGATATACATACAATTCTGACTATATGCTGGGCCTGGCAATTTTCTTAGAGAAGACAGAGACGAATTATGCCATTTTTAATTGTGCAGGAGAAGTGAAGGAACAAGGAACCGTTCAAAGTGTATTGACTGACGGCGGGCTGCATTTATTAACGAGTTCGATTGAAGCCTTATTGATGGCCAATCAAGCAATCCGTTCGCTTGCCATTGGGGTGCCTGGTTCGGTTAAGAATGGGCGGATTTTTTATATCCCCGGCTATGAACATTTTCAAGATTTCGATATAAAAGGATATTATGAGAATCTCTTTTCAATCCCAGTTGTTGTAGAGAACGACATGAATGCTGCTGTTCTTGGATATCACCATTATAAGGGGATAAAAGATCATCAATCCCTTGTGTATTTATATTCCGGTCAAAATGGTCCTGGTGCAGGATTTATGATCAACGGGGATGTTGTGCGGGGAAACACATTTTTTGCCGGGGAAGTCTCATTCGTTCCCCAATATGATGACCGAAACTTCCGTGAAGCCTTGGGAAATGGAACCAGTCCTAAAGAGGTACTGATATCCAGAGAAAATCAGGTCGATGCTATCAGCAGATTAGTAGCCTCGATAACGGCTATCATTAATCCTCATACATTCATTTTCTGCAAAGATGAAGTGGAAGAGACCCTATTAGAAAAAATTGCAGCAGCAAGCTCAAAATATATCCCGCCAGAACACCTCCCCATTCTTGAAATAAGTGATTGGAAACAAGACTATTTATACGGATTGCAGAGTCTGGGGCTGGCGCTTATGCTTGATTCGCCCGAAAAATATATTAGAAAATAG
- a CDS encoding bifunctional helix-turn-helix transcriptional regulator/GNAT family N-acetyltransferase produces MISFEERISAVRHFNRFMTRQIGALREGLLHSPYTLTESRILFEIATKEDPAASNLTQELGLDAGYLSRILTRFEEIGLIKKERSAKDARQRILRLTPEGEKAFSKLNDRSYNEIADLLGKLSESEQHQLINAMKTVEGLISKNDSLKFSGPYFLRQHEPGDMGWVVHKHGILYSQEYGWDESFEALVSQIAADFINNYKPKRERCWIAEMNGEIVGSIFVVEGSQDTAKLRLLIVDPKARGLGLGSQLVEECINFSKQAGYKKLVLWTNSVLEEARHIYQKKGFQLVKKEKHHSFGHDLVGETWELLL; encoded by the coding sequence ATGATCTCGTTTGAAGAAAGAATCAGTGCTGTTCGCCATTTTAATCGTTTTATGACCAGGCAAATAGGAGCTTTGCGGGAGGGATTGCTACATAGCCCTTATACACTGACAGAATCAAGAATCCTGTTTGAAATTGCCACTAAAGAGGACCCTGCAGCATCAAATTTAACTCAAGAGCTGGGTTTAGATGCAGGCTATTTAAGTCGAATATTAACCCGGTTTGAAGAGATAGGCCTTATAAAGAAAGAACGTTCTGCTAAAGATGCCAGGCAGCGCATTTTAAGGCTTACGCCAGAGGGAGAAAAAGCATTCTCTAAACTAAATGATCGTTCATACAATGAAATAGCGGATCTTCTTGGGAAATTGTCAGAAAGTGAACAGCATCAATTAATTAACGCCATGAAAACCGTTGAGGGACTGATCAGCAAGAATGACAGCCTAAAATTTTCGGGCCCATATTTTCTTCGTCAGCATGAACCTGGTGATATGGGGTGGGTTGTTCACAAACATGGCATCTTATATTCACAGGAATATGGATGGGATGAGAGTTTTGAAGCTCTTGTATCTCAAATTGCAGCAGATTTTATAAATAACTATAAACCTAAGCGGGAACGCTGCTGGATTGCCGAAATGAACGGAGAAATAGTGGGATCTATTTTTGTTGTCGAAGGAAGTCAGGATACGGCTAAACTTCGTCTATTAATAGTAGACCCAAAGGCGAGAGGATTGGGCCTTGGTTCACAATTGGTTGAAGAGTGCATAAACTTTTCCAAACAAGCAGGATATAAGAAACTCGTTCTATGGACAAACAGTGTTCTGGAAGAAGCGCGGCATATCTATCAGAAAAAGGGATTCCAGCTTGTGAAGAAGGAAAAACATCATAGCTTTGGGCACGATTTAGTTGGAGAAACATGGGAACTGCTGCTTTAA
- a CDS encoding PhzF family phenazine biosynthesis protein, with translation MRIPIYQIDAFTDEQFKGNPAAVCPLEKWIDNDLMQSIAAENNLAETAFFVKKGKDYELKWFTPKAEIDLCGHATLAAAYVIFTYLDESQMNVKFNTKSGILEVSKDRELLTMTFPAREGEKCEAPEALIRGLGKEPIETYLARDYLAVYESEQDLLDLQLNMEELKKLDAFGVIATAKGNESDFASRFFAPKAGVDEDPVTGSAHCTLVPYWKKVLNKTEFTALQLSERGGKLYCEDLGDKVKLSGEAVAYLEGYIHV, from the coding sequence ATGAGAATACCTATCTATCAAATTGATGCTTTTACAGACGAGCAATTCAAAGGGAATCCAGCGGCGGTATGTCCATTGGAAAAATGGATTGATAATGACCTGATGCAAAGCATTGCTGCCGAAAATAATCTGGCTGAAACAGCCTTTTTTGTGAAGAAGGGAAAGGATTATGAGTTAAAATGGTTCACGCCAAAAGCAGAGATTGATTTATGCGGGCACGCGACATTGGCAGCTGCTTATGTCATTTTTACCTATCTCGATGAAAGCCAGATGAATGTGAAATTCAATACAAAAAGCGGAATTTTAGAAGTATCGAAGGACCGTGAACTACTAACCATGACGTTCCCTGCCAGGGAAGGGGAAAAATGTGAAGCTCCGGAGGCACTCATTAGAGGACTGGGCAAGGAGCCAATAGAGACTTATTTAGCAAGGGACTATCTGGCCGTCTATGAATCAGAGCAGGATTTACTGGACCTGCAATTAAATATGGAAGAACTTAAAAAGCTGGATGCTTTCGGGGTTATCGCCACTGCCAAAGGAAATGAATCTGACTTCGCATCAAGATTTTTTGCTCCAAAGGCAGGTGTTGATGAAGACCCTGTTACCGGATCAGCTCATTGCACATTGGTTCCATACTGGAAAAAGGTGTTAAATAAGACTGAATTTACGGCACTGCAATTATCAGAAAGGGGGGGGAAGCTTTATTGTGAGGATTTAGGCGATAAGGTGAAACTATCTGGAGAGGCTGTTGCTTATTTGGAAGGATATATTCATGTTTAG
- a CDS encoding DNA alkylation repair protein, producing MDLQTVMQELEALGKERTKKMYISNGAHEPLFGAATGAMKPIAKKIKRNQPLAEELYGTGNYDAMYFAGVIADPEAMTEEDFDRWMDAAYFYMLSDYVVAVTLAEADIAQEVADKWIESGEELRMSGGWSCYCWLLGNRPDAEFSEEKLAKMLDKVKDTIHDAPERTKSAMNNFVYTVGVSYLPLHEKAVETAKAIGPVEMKRDKKKSSFLHASENIQKEVDRGKLGFKRKYVRC from the coding sequence ATGGATTTACAGACGGTTATGCAGGAGCTCGAGGCTCTCGGCAAGGAACGGACCAAGAAAATGTACATATCAAACGGCGCACATGAGCCGCTTTTTGGCGCTGCAACAGGCGCAATGAAGCCAATCGCTAAAAAAATCAAAAGAAATCAGCCTTTGGCAGAGGAACTATACGGTACAGGGAACTATGATGCCATGTACTTTGCAGGCGTCATCGCAGATCCAGAAGCCATGACCGAAGAGGATTTTGACCGCTGGATGGATGCAGCTTATTTTTATATGCTGTCCGATTATGTGGTGGCCGTTACATTAGCTGAAGCAGATATTGCACAGGAAGTTGCCGACAAATGGATCGAAAGCGGGGAAGAGCTGAGGATGTCAGGAGGCTGGAGCTGCTATTGCTGGCTTTTGGGGAATCGCCCGGACGCTGAGTTTTCAGAAGAGAAGCTGGCCAAAATGCTTGATAAAGTGAAAGACACCATCCACGATGCTCCGGAGCGTACGAAATCCGCCATGAATAATTTTGTCTACACAGTGGGGGTTTCTTATTTGCCGCTCCATGAAAAAGCAGTTGAGACCGCAAAAGCCATCGGGCCTGTAGAAATGAAACGGGACAAGAAAAAAAGCAGTTTCCTGCACGCCTCAGAAAATATCCAAAAGGAAGTAGATAGAGGGAAGCTGGGTTTTAAAAGAAAATATGTAAGATGTTAA
- a CDS encoding peptidase E codes for MRQIIALGGGGFSMEPENPLLDEYILRQSGKENPKVCYVPTATGDSDICIKWFYDFFEKQMCQPSHLSLFKPPTRDIEGFVLDKDIIYVGGGNTKNLLALWKDWGLDMILRKAWDQGIVLAGISAGSICWFEEGVTDSYGDKLEPLTCLGFLQGSNCPHYDGEAERRPAYHELLASDKIKPGIAADDGVAIHFIEEEVSRIVSSRSNARAYKVYFDKEVKEIELKTEYLGS; via the coding sequence ATGAGGCAAATTATCGCACTTGGAGGAGGAGGGTTCTCCATGGAGCCGGAGAATCCATTATTAGATGAATACATTTTACGTCAGTCAGGTAAAGAAAATCCTAAAGTCTGTTATGTGCCTACTGCAACAGGAGATTCCGATATTTGCATTAAATGGTTTTATGACTTTTTTGAAAAACAGATGTGCCAGCCTTCCCATTTATCTTTATTTAAACCGCCAACAAGAGATATAGAGGGATTTGTACTGGATAAAGATATCATTTATGTTGGAGGCGGAAATACGAAGAATTTATTGGCTTTATGGAAAGACTGGGGATTAGATATGATTTTAAGAAAGGCATGGGACCAAGGGATCGTATTAGCCGGCATCAGCGCGGGCTCCATTTGCTGGTTTGAAGAAGGGGTTACGGATTCTTATGGCGATAAACTGGAGCCCTTAACATGCCTCGGCTTTTTACAAGGAAGCAATTGCCCTCATTACGACGGGGAAGCGGAAAGAAGGCCTGCCTATCATGAGCTTTTGGCTTCTGATAAAATAAAGCCTGGAATTGCAGCGGATGATGGAGTGGCAATCCACTTCATTGAGGAGGAGGTCAGCCGAATCGTAAGCTCAAGATCGAATGCCAGGGCATATAAGGTCTATTTCGATAAAGAAGTAAAAGAGATTGAACTGAAAACCGAATACTTGGGTTCTTGA
- a CDS encoding MFS transporter produces the protein MSTVNPNLKENWLKNIILFLSSQTISLFGSSLVQYAIMWHITLTTESGLMMTLYIICGFIPTFFLSPIAGVWADRYNRKLLIILADGLIAFSTLILAILFLMGYESIWLLFVMAAIRALGTGVQTPAVGAILPQIVPKDKLTKVNGANGSIQAVIMFVSPMVSAALLAMASLEIIFFIDVITAAIAIVTLMTFVKIAVHEKAAAKQTTSYFSDFKQGLQYVNSTPFLKKFFLFFAVFFVLMAPAAFLTPLQVTRTFGGDVWKLTAIEIAFSVGMMAGGGIIASWGGYPNKIKTMTLASLIMGICTLALGIVPVFWIYLVFMALFGVAMPIFNTPTTVLLQEKIEENYLGRVFGVMGMISTSMMPIGMLIFGPVADIIAIEWLLVGTGAFIILLAVILGRDQVLLEAGKPVLNES, from the coding sequence ATGAGTACTGTAAACCCTAATCTGAAGGAGAATTGGCTAAAGAATATTATTCTCTTTTTAAGCAGTCAGACGATCTCGCTTTTTGGATCGTCCCTCGTTCAATATGCGATTATGTGGCATATTACGTTAACGACAGAATCTGGTTTGATGATGACGCTCTACATTATTTGCGGGTTTATTCCAACCTTCTTTTTATCACCGATTGCAGGTGTTTGGGCAGACCGGTACAATCGGAAATTGCTGATTATTTTAGCAGATGGTCTTATCGCCTTTTCAACGCTGATCCTCGCTATCCTCTTTTTAATGGGATATGAATCCATCTGGCTGCTGTTTGTCATGGCGGCGATTCGTGCCCTTGGAACAGGGGTTCAGACTCCGGCAGTCGGAGCGATTCTGCCGCAGATAGTCCCTAAGGATAAGCTCACAAAGGTAAATGGAGCAAACGGGAGCATACAAGCGGTCATTATGTTTGTTTCGCCAATGGTCAGTGCCGCTCTGCTGGCAATGGCATCGCTTGAAATCATCTTCTTCATCGATGTCATCACAGCAGCGATTGCCATTGTCACCCTGATGACTTTTGTCAAAATCGCTGTGCACGAAAAAGCTGCGGCAAAACAGACAACGAGTTACTTCAGCGACTTTAAACAAGGTCTGCAATATGTAAACAGTACTCCTTTCCTGAAGAAATTCTTTCTGTTCTTTGCAGTTTTCTTCGTGCTGATGGCACCAGCCGCGTTTTTGACGCCGCTGCAGGTTACCCGCACTTTTGGCGGGGATGTGTGGAAGCTGACAGCCATTGAAATCGCCTTTTCAGTCGGCATGATGGCTGGCGGTGGAATCATTGCTTCCTGGGGTGGATATCCAAATAAAATTAAAACCATGACCCTCGCCAGTCTCATCATGGGGATTTGCACCCTGGCACTTGGCATCGTTCCGGTTTTCTGGATCTATTTAGTGTTCATGGCGTTATTCGGGGTTGCCATGCCAATATTCAATACACCAACGACTGTATTGCTGCAGGAAAAAATTGAGGAGAATTATTTAGGCAGAGTGTTTGGTGTCATGGGGATGATTTCCACTTCGATGATGCCGATTGGCATGCTGATATTTGGCCCGGTTGCAGATATCATTGCCATCGAATGGCTTCTTGTTGGAACAGGGGCATTCATTATCCTATTAGCGGTCATTTTAGGCCGGGATCAGGTGCTTCTGGAAGCGGGGAAGCCTGTGCTGAATGAATCGTAA
- a CDS encoding TerC family protein yields the protein MESIWLEYAWALLILIGLEGLLSADNALVLAVIAKHLPEDQKKRAINYGIIMAFVFRFGALFAISFIANVWQIQAIGAAYLLYLGLKHVIKAKFGKENENIREDVKDEAAGKGFWPTVGKIALADLAFAIDSILAAVALALGLPDSPLDDFGGMDGGQFIVVVLGGIAGLILIKFAATWFVKLLAKRPALETTAYAIVAWVGVKLAVITLAHEDIGVLDHHFPHSTGWTLVFYGVLVAIALFGWFAPKKQIDGEDLQKGMR from the coding sequence ATGGAGTCCATTTGGCTCGAGTATGCCTGGGCATTATTGATATTAATTGGACTGGAAGGCTTGCTGTCGGCCGACAATGCTCTTGTCTTAGCCGTCATAGCGAAGCATTTGCCCGAAGATCAGAAGAAAAGGGCGATCAATTATGGAATCATTATGGCTTTCGTTTTCCGGTTTGGTGCGCTTTTTGCCATTTCTTTTATTGCAAACGTCTGGCAGATCCAGGCGATTGGAGCGGCCTATCTATTGTACCTTGGCTTAAAACATGTGATTAAGGCCAAGTTCGGAAAAGAAAACGAAAATATTCGTGAGGATGTTAAGGATGAAGCTGCCGGGAAAGGATTTTGGCCAACAGTAGGGAAGATTGCATTAGCCGATCTTGCCTTTGCCATCGATTCGATTCTTGCTGCAGTTGCGCTGGCACTTGGTCTGCCGGATTCACCGCTTGACGATTTCGGCGGCATGGATGGCGGCCAGTTTATTGTAGTGGTGCTTGGCGGGATTGCCGGATTGATCCTGATTAAGTTCGCGGCAACCTGGTTTGTTAAGCTCCTTGCCAAACGGCCCGCATTGGAAACAACCGCTTATGCGATTGTCGCCTGGGTTGGTGTCAAACTTGCTGTTATCACACTTGCGCATGAGGATATCGGTGTCCTTGACCACCATTTTCCTCATAGTACAGGCTGGACACTGGTCTTTTATGGCGTATTAGTGGCTATTGCGCTGTTTGGATGGTTTGCGCCAAAAAAACAAATAGATGGAGAAGATTTACAAAAGGGAATGCGTTAA
- a CDS encoding multidrug efflux SMR transporter, with the protein MNAYLLLALAIVSEVFGSSLLKAADGFKKLLPSLGVIIGYGVAFYALSLSLKTLPLGVAYAIWAGLGTVLTAMVGIIIYKENVNRKKILGLALIVGGVILLNSDGGH; encoded by the coding sequence ATGAATGCCTATTTACTTTTAGCATTAGCCATTGTAAGTGAAGTGTTTGGCAGCTCCTTGCTTAAAGCAGCAGACGGATTTAAAAAGCTGCTGCCATCCCTTGGCGTAATCATTGGGTACGGTGTCGCTTTTTACGCGCTGTCTTTATCGTTAAAAACACTGCCGCTGGGAGTGGCCTATGCGATATGGGCTGGCCTCGGGACTGTGCTTACAGCTATGGTTGGGATTATCATTTATAAAGAGAATGTAAACCGCAAAAAAATCCTGGGGTTGGCTTTAATAGTTGGAGGAGTCATCTTATTGAATAGCGATGGTGGCCATTAA
- a CDS encoding multidrug efflux SMR transporter has translation MRGYFYLTISIAGEIFATTMLKLSDGFTVLLPSAGVVFGYALSFYCLSLCLKTVPLSLAYAIWSGAGTALTALIGAILWGEAFSSLKILGIILIIGGIIALNSSSSAETTKEPSR, from the coding sequence ATGAGGGGATATTTTTATCTAACAATTTCAATCGCTGGAGAGATTTTTGCCACCACCATGCTCAAGCTGTCGGATGGCTTTACTGTGCTTCTTCCATCTGCAGGAGTCGTGTTTGGCTATGCACTTTCATTTTATTGCTTATCATTATGTCTTAAAACCGTTCCATTAAGTCTGGCTTATGCCATTTGGTCTGGAGCAGGCACAGCTTTAACAGCGTTGATAGGTGCCATACTATGGGGAGAGGCATTCAGCAGCCTCAAGATACTGGGAATCATACTGATTATCGGCGGAATAATCGCATTGAACTCTTCCAGCAGTGCAGAAACTACAAAAGAGCCTTCACGCTAG
- a CDS encoding MurR/RpiR family transcriptional regulator: MEYLGENLLHGIACTMEKFTSSESELAKYIIENPDEISQLSINQIAKKIHISPATITRFCQKISFSGFNEFKHELKRYIDLRNKPTVSSDIKEIDYFSNLYQNHLEIIETTFRKMTYLDIQQAVSLLTDAKKVHVYGIGNSGIAAQEFKWKFFRIGIQVESITDPHQAVMDAALSSGGSLVIGISVSGKTKEIIDAVKIAKQQGASVLAITSEKTSELSQLADLSLLVMSKSSMHMGQNISPTLPLFLLFDLLYTELVAKDYVNRVQIRDKTLRALKDI, encoded by the coding sequence ATGGAATATCTAGGTGAGAATCTTCTGCATGGCATAGCCTGCACCATGGAAAAATTCACAAGCTCTGAGTCAGAATTGGCAAAGTATATAATCGAAAATCCGGATGAAATCAGCCAATTGTCGATTAATCAAATCGCTAAAAAAATTCATATTTCCCCAGCTACAATCACCCGTTTTTGTCAGAAGATCTCTTTTTCAGGTTTTAATGAATTTAAGCATGAATTAAAAAGATATATCGATTTAAGGAACAAACCGACTGTGTCCAGTGATATCAAAGAGATTGATTATTTTTCCAATCTCTATCAAAATCATTTGGAGATTATCGAAACGACTTTTCGGAAAATGACTTATTTAGATATTCAGCAAGCCGTTTCACTTTTAACTGATGCAAAGAAAGTGCATGTATATGGCATCGGCAACTCAGGAATTGCAGCGCAGGAGTTCAAATGGAAGTTTTTCAGGATCGGAATCCAGGTTGAGTCGATTACAGACCCTCATCAAGCTGTGATGGATGCTGCGTTAAGCTCAGGCGGAAGCCTTGTCATTGGCATTTCTGTTTCAGGGAAAACCAAAGAAATAATCGACGCTGTTAAAATCGCCAAGCAGCAAGGTGCATCAGTCCTTGCCATCACAAGTGAGAAAACATCCGAACTCTCCCAGCTGGCAGACCTATCCCTTCTGGTTATGAGTAAAAGCAGTATGCATATGGGCCAGAACATCTCTCCAACGCTGCCGCTCTTCCTGCTTTTTGACTTACTGTACACAGAACTTGTTGCAAAGGACTATGTCAATCGTGTTCAGATTCGGGATAAGACATTGAGGGCCTTGAAGGATATTTAA
- a CDS encoding N-acetylmannosamine-6-phosphate 2-epimerase codes for MHQVLEQIKNGLIVSCQALEGEPLHSPFIMGRMALAAKEGGAAGIRANSVPDIRGIKELVDLPVIGIIKQVYMDHPVFITPTMKEIDALAETGAEIIATDATNRIRPDGRDLESFYQEVRSKYPHILLMADVSSVEEAVFADKLGFDIVAPTLYGYTEETKGLKIDDHDYAVIKQIVKEVKHAKVIAEGNVSTPEIARSVLDIHVHSVVVGGAITRPQIITKRFVDAMQK; via the coding sequence ATGCATCAAGTGCTGGAACAGATCAAAAATGGACTAATCGTATCCTGTCAGGCTTTAGAAGGAGAACCGCTTCATAGTCCGTTCATTATGGGACGCATGGCATTAGCTGCAAAGGAGGGAGGAGCCGCTGGCATTCGGGCAAACTCCGTCCCTGATATTAGGGGAATTAAAGAACTAGTCGATCTTCCTGTGATCGGTATCATCAAACAGGTATACATGGATCATCCTGTCTTTATTACACCAACCATGAAAGAAATCGATGCCTTAGCTGAGACGGGTGCCGAAATCATTGCAACAGATGCAACTAATCGGATCCGGCCGGATGGCAGGGATTTAGAATCGTTTTATCAGGAAGTAAGGTCAAAGTATCCACATATTTTGCTGATGGCCGATGTTTCTTCAGTGGAGGAAGCCGTTTTTGCCGATAAGCTGGGATTTGATATTGTTGCGCCGACATTATACGGATATACAGAAGAAACAAAAGGATTGAAAATTGATGATCATGACTACGCTGTGATCAAACAGATCGTCAAAGAAGTGAAGCATGCAAAGGTAATAGCTGAAGGGAATGTTTCAACCCCGGAAATTGCACGCTCTGTGCTGGATATTCATGTTCACTCAGTTGTGGTAGGCGGTGCGATTACAAGACCGCAGATTATTACAAAAAGATTTGTAGATGCAATGCAAAAATAA